The following are encoded together in the Lathyrus oleraceus cultivar Zhongwan6 chromosome 3, CAAS_Psat_ZW6_1.0, whole genome shotgun sequence genome:
- the LOC127128919 gene encoding auxin-responsive protein IAA30 produces MRKSNTSNSSSSISSNTNHHLFISTASSLNTQQQQLPTDLSLGLNISSSQHFHLHSSNPRRQWQQNYDYNDHSSFFVKVYMEGIPIGRKLNILAHQSYHELVKTLEHMFETTILWGNEMDEVQPERCHVLTYEDEEGDLVMVGDVPWEMFLSTVKRLKITRVDTFGC; encoded by the exons ATGAGAAAATCCAATACTTCAAATTCCTCTTCATCTATTAGCAGCAACACCAACCACCATCTTTTCATTTCAACCGCATCCTCTCTCaacacacaacaacaacaacttccCACAGATCTTAGTCTTGGACTCAACATCTCCTCCTCTCAACATTTTCATCTTCACTCCTCTAATCCAAG GAGGCAATGGCAACAAAACTATGATTACAATGATCATAGTAGCTTCTTTGTGAAAGTGTACATGGAAGGCATTCCAATCGGTAGAAAACTCAATATACTTGCTCATCAAAGTTACCATGAGTTAGTCAAGACTCTTGAACACATGTTTGAGACCACCATTCTAT GGGGAAATGAGATGGATGAAGTGCAACCAGAAAGATGTCATGTGTTAACTTATGAAGATGAAGAAGGGGATTTGGTCATGGTTGGTGATGTTCCTTGGGA GATGTTTTTGTCCACTGTGAAGAGGTTGAAGATCACAAGGGTAGACACATTTGGATGTTAG